The Bacillota bacterium sequence TAGTTCCGAGCAGATTTGCCGTTCCGCCCAACGCCCTGATATCTGCCTGGACTGCCGGTTGGCTGCTTGTACCGGTAACTTTAAGTTTACCATCTGCGGCAATGCGGATACCAGGTCCAATTACTGCAGCCTCTTCACCGCTGACCTCGATATTTAAGCCGAACACTGGCAGGATGTCCCGCTTTCCAGTTAGGCTCTGAGTCAGACCGCTGAGGTAAACTCTAGCTTGATCAATTATTAGATCACCATGCAAAACCAACTGCTGCCCACTGCCGACATTACTCACATGCAGTTCACCGTCAACAACTCCATGGAGCAGGGGATGAGAGGCTTCCATATCCATTACCTTCATATTTATATTCACATCATAAGCTGTGATATCCACAGTTCCCTGCAGAACAGCCTTTCCCTTTCTTCCAAAACTGCCGCTTCCGGAAACTGCAGCGAGGTTATGATTGATGATCAGCTCCAGTTCACCGTTCGTCAGTTCATCAAAATAAGGAACCGGATATGCTATTTCGGCAGCGGTCAGTCTTCCATCAAACTGCGGCTCCGTGAGTGTTCCAGTAATCGTTAGGCTGCCCTCGATAAATCCGTGAATATCCTCTAAATAGCTGCGGGGAACCTTTAGGCGAAGATCAAATTCGGGTTCCTTTAGCCCACTGACTGATCCTTCAACTATTATTTCTGCTCCGGCTCTAGTCACAGACAAGGGCTGCAGGTGTATCTGACCCTGCTCAAGCCGGAAATCTGCAGAAAGTGCCGGAAAGTAACCTAAGTCACAATACACTTCGCGTACGCGAGCCTGCCCATGTCCGTTTAATTGGTCGAATTTACCTGCAAGATGGATTTGGTAATCCACTAATCCTGTCAGATTCGGATTATCAACAAAGATTGTAACCAACTCCAAGGGGAAATCCGCTGCCTCTGAATCAATATCCAGTCCATCGGAAGACAAGATGCCCCGAGCTGCCAATATTCCGCCTGCGGTTTCAACTTCTAGATTATTAATCAGAACCCGATCTGATTGAAGCTCAATTGATCCTGTTAAACCAGCGGTAAATTGCTCATTGCCGATACCAGAGAGTTCTGCGTTGTTGATTTGAATTTGATCTAGACCGATCACAATTTCGCTTGCAGCAGCTGCGAGCCAATACTCCTCAAAAGCGGCATCAGTGACCCACAGCTCACCTATCAATTGTCGGCCGTTCCCGCTGATCTGACCAGTAAAATTTACCAAGCCTGCTAAGTGGTAATCGAAAGGAAGCTCCGCTAAGTTGAGATCAGCAGCCTTAAACTTGCCGGCAGCGGTTCTTTTTGTAAAGTCGAAAGAACCATTAAAATCAACTGTACCACCTAAAAGATCAAGATGAGCTGAACCGCCAAGCTGTTCGCTGTTCCCGCTGAACTCAATCTCGCCAACAGCCTCAACACCCTGAAATTCCACTGATTGAATAAACAGCGTTCCTTCAGCGCTGAATTCCTCCAAAAACCCCTGCCAACTGCTGGACAGCAGAATGTCTCCACCAAGAATGAGGTTTTCGACAGGCAGCTCATCAAGTGTTAGTTCGAACTGATCTAACAGCAGCTGTAACACAATGCCGTCTTTGTCCAGCGCTGCGGAGAGCTCCTGCCAGCGGCCATTCTGCAGCCATGTCAGTTTAAGTCTATCAGCGGTACCGGTTAACCGCGGTGTCTTGCCTTCATCCAAAACCTGCGCAGTGATATCCGTCATATCTGAGTTGATCGAACGCAGAGCACTAATAACAGCATCAAAATCGGGAAGCTGTCCCCGAATATAGCTGCTGCCAGCCCACAGATAAAAAGCCTCTGAATAGCCATTGTTCCCTGCTTTAAAATAGTCCAGCACAAAATCGCGGTCGCTGTCTATATGCCAGGCCAGCTGACCCTTAACTAGGTCGCGAAATTCCCATAAACCGCTTCCAAATTGCGGCAGATTGTCTTTAAAAACAATGATCTGGTCGAAATGAAGATCCCAAACATCCAAGTCCAGATAAGTTTCAGATCCTAACCAAACCGTGCCCTCGATAGGCAGTTGAACGTCATAACCCTGCAGGTTAAAAGTAATCTCCCCGGCAGTAATCTCAATTCGGGTAGTTGGCAGCTGCGGCAGGAGGTTTTCAACCCAGATCAGCTGCTGCACCTTTTCCCAAGTTAAGCGATCCTGGGAATGCAGCTTCAGATATGGCTGTTCCAAAACTAGCTCACTGACACCACTGAGCGGATTCAGCAGCAGCTTAACAGGATTTAGCTTCAGGGAAACATCACTCTTGAAAGTAAAACGCTCACTAGTATAACTTATATTAGTCAGCTTAAACTGCGTAAAAAAATGCCATTCTACTTTTTCTATCTCCAGGCCCGGATAAGTCTCGGTCAGTGTTTTGACAATAAATTCCGGCGCAATTTTGGCTGCACTTACTGCTAGTACAAGCCCAATAATTACTGCGACTGCAAAAAAGAGAATGACTTTTGATTTATACTGCATAGTTTGAGATCCACCTAACGCTGTTTTTGGTTGAAAAATAATGGGGGCGGACCCCCATTATTCTATCTATATAACTTCAATTTCAAAGGTAGCAGATCCTTCTATCACATATTGAGTAGTGAGGCGCACCCTTATACCATCACTGCCGCTGTTTTCCTGCTGGCCAACACCGAAATCCTGCTCCAGCATGACAACTTCACTGATGGGAATTGTTTCCTCATCAAAAGGAAATATTTCGCTGTCATTATAGTCAAAGTCGTATTCGGCAGGAGCATCGATAAAGGGAAGAAACTCAACAACAATCTCATTGTTTCGTTCCCGATTCATATACTCTGCCAGCAGAATATCGAGGCTTTCAGCATCGGTCGGCTCCCGCCATCCCTCAACTGCTTCTTGCTCCTGGAGAGATTCCCATGTGGTATGAACAGTCGGCTTCACCGGATAATAGCCGCTGAGGCCGCCTCTAACAGTTACCGGCAGCAGTCCCGGCATGGTATCCTCAGGAATATCAATCCGCAGGACCCTGGTTTCCACCGAACTCCGGTACGGCCGAATCCTTACCTCTATTTCCACGCTGCCGCCCGCTTCAACCTGAAACTTGCGGGGAATGGCTTTCTCAATTTCGGCGGTTCTGCGGGCATTTTCAATGGTGAAATTAGCGTTGATTCTATTTAGTTCGATATGCTGCAGATTATTGCCCATCAGCAGATCCAGTCCTTCGCTCAGGTCTGATAATGCCCAAGCAGCAATGTCAGCGCTGCTGTAAAACATATTTTCCCGAATAACCGGATTAAGCAGATTATCAGCGTAAAACTCAAACCGCACATAAGCAGTGCCAGAACCAACTCGATCCAGAGTTGAATCGATGCCCTGTCCGGCGCTGCTGATCGCCATTGCCGGCATCAGCATTTCATCCGCAACTGACTCCACACGGTAAACATCAGCCCTACCCCGATCCAAATCGCTAACAGTAATATTAATCGGGACATAGTCAGGTTCCACATTCAGCATTCCCGCAACACCGGCTGTGCGATCTTGAAAAACCCCACCTACACTCTCGCCAGCAGACGCAATTTTATACGGGACTTCCAGATTCCGCATCGTATAATGAATAACAGCCGGAGCAGCAAAGAAGTTTATATCTCCCTGATGCAAAAATGAATGGCCGAATCCGACAAAGCGGTTCTGCTCATCTATTTCGGTAATAGTGCCAAAAGCGGCTACTTGAAAATCACCCCTCAGCAGCTGCACTGCAAAAGCCGCTCCGGGTTCCAAAACAGCTGGAGCATCCATCTCCACCATGCCGCTTACACCGGGAATTACCTGCACATTAAATGGCTCAAACACTTGTCTCAGCTTATTTAATGACCTTCCCTCAAGACCGCTCACCGCGATGGGAGTAGCTATCTCTTGAAAACCCTCCGGAACATCCAGCTCCGGAACCGTTAAGTTATCGAGCAAAGCCAGCATCGGACCGGCCGGTGTTACTAATCCCACGCGGTGATCCGAATATTCATAAGCGTGGCTGATTGCACCTAACAGCTTGCCGTCTACATAAACTGGACTGCCGCTCATGCCTGAGGCAATTCCGCCACTTCTCTCAATGGCATCACCGCTGACCCGCACCATGATCATCGCCGAAACCGGAGCCGGCTGCTGAATTACTGTAATTACTTCAACATCAAATTCTTCAATTTCAGTTCCCTGCACTACTGTTTTACCGATCCCTTTCAGCCCGGGATAAACATCTTCTAAAGGATAGACCTCGGCTGCTCCCATCACTAACGAGGAAAACAAACATAGGAAAACCCCCACAAGTATGCAGATTTTTCGTGTCATGAGAGCCAACTCCTTATTCTCTGCTTTCGGGAGTGATGATCACGATGGCATTGCTGACAGGACGCTCAGTCCCATCGGATGGAATATTCAGCACTCGGTCGCGGATCACCATTGTTGTGGAACCGCCTCCATCAAGATTCATCGCATCAACAGCACCTAGTTCAATCATCAGTTCAGCTAGTTCTTCCAGTGTCATTCCCACACTGACACCAGGCTGGCGGCCGTTAACAGTGACAATCAACAGCCTGCGGTCTGCGGTGACACCTAATGCGGTGCGGGGGGCACGCCCCACAGCTATATCAGCTTGAAACCGCTCCTGTTCAGAGGTGATATACACTTGTCCATCTTTAACTAAACGGGGTCCACCGGCAATAATATGCTGGAAGCCCTGCTCCAGCCAATCGGGTTCCAGCTTAAGCTCAACCTCCAGGCGATCACCTATCTCTACCTGCCGGAGAAAATCTCGGGCTGCTCCATGACCGGATACCACGACCCCATTTTTCGGAATCGGAGCTTTGCCAGTCAAAACTTCAGTGACAACCCCATCAACCACTACTAAATCGATCCCATAAATATTAGTACGGGAATCTTCGCCATAATCGGGGGTATAAATAATCAGCTCATCGGTTAGGCGGGGACGGTTAAGTCCTGATACTGCGAATTCCTGCCCATCGCTGAGCTTAACTCTACCAGCCATACCTACCTGATCGATTACAATCTCACCAGGTTTAATACCAATCGCGGTTCTATTGGCATATGGCTCACTGATCACTCGGCCGTCAATCGCCAGCAGTCCCAAAGGTCTGCCGTCGGAGGCAAAGTACAGACCGTTAGCAGCTGCAATCGCTCTGCTTCTTTTGGCCATCGAACTGACTTTTTCGCGGCCGTAGATTTGATCTTGCGATAACACAGACCGGATCTCGATCAGCGGATCCATATAACGCACTTCGATGTAATTGATAATCAATGGACCAGCTGCAATCCCCTTGCGCATGTGGCCGTATCTTACTCCATGACCAACAGTTATTAAACTGCTCTCCACATACAGCTTGTTGACAGTGACTGTCAGCCATTCTCCCTCAAGATTAGACTCGATGTCAGGCATAAGGTAATTAAAGTCCATCACGACTCTGGTGCCGATCGTGCCAGGACCTTTACTGGCCCGAACCGCTTTTAAAGCCGCATCCTTAAACTCAACAGTATGCGGCAGATTCGGCAGCTCATGATCAAGGTCAATAATTACTTTCATAGGATTGGTATTCTGCCATACGCGGTAGCCGCTGCCTTCCGGGACATGAACACGCAGCACCACTTTATCAGCGTCCACATCGCAAAAAACAGCTTGAGCAGCTGCGCTGCCAGCAGCAACGAATACAATTGTTAAAATAACCCAGATATAGCGTAAGCGTCCTATTTTCCCCAACCCTTTCGAATATAAGTAAAATTATGCTTAACGCATTATCAATTCTCTATTGCAGGGAAATATCCTGCTGCAGCAGAAAACCGCTTCCGACGATGAACATAACCGATCCGGAAAAAACGTTGAAAAGTTAGAAAAAAGCCTCGTTCAGTTTCAAACAGAACGAGGCTTCATTTTAATCATTGTCAGGCACATACATTACCATCTGCCGGTAAATTATGTCACTCAACCCGATACCGCCGGCTCCAGCCATTTCGATTGCCAGCTGCTCATCATACATGGACTGAAACAGCTTCTCAGCATTGCGATTGCCGAACAGATCCGATTCCGGCACAGTATTGCGCATTTCTTTCAGCATCTGCTGAATAAACAAGGACTCAAAATCCACCGCAGCTTGTTTTAAGGCCTTCTGGGAAGTTGACAGCTGCTGAGCTTTATCTGTTATCAATTTACCGGGATCCCAAGCTACCTTCATACTGGTCTCTCCCCCGCTACATAATGATTAAATCTCCGTAGAGCACACCTGCGGCTTTAATAGCCTGCAGGATGGCAATTATATCCCGCGGATTGGCGCCAATAGCATTCAGCGCATTAACCAAATCTTCCACACTGCTGCCGCCGGAGAGGAGCATCAAACCACCTTCCGGTTCATTTACATCGATATTGTAATCGACACCAACTACTGTATCTCCGACAAATCCTGGCGGTTGGCTGATCTGCAGGTCCGCCTCAACCCTGACATTGAGATTGCCGTGGGACACTGCCACAGTGGCAATCCTCACATCTGCGCCCATCACTACCGTCCCAGTCCGCTCATTGATTACAACTCTTGCTTTTGTATCAGGCCGGATCGGCAGCTCTTCCAACAGCGCAATCATTCCAACAGTATTATCGGCATACTCAGCCGGGATCTTAACTCCAACTGTCGATTGGTCATACGCCTTGGCGATATTCTCGGCAAATACCTGATTGATAGTCTCCACCAAACGAGCTGCAGTGCTGAAATCAGGTTCATTCAGAACCAACTGCACCTCATCACCATAGCTGTGGCTGTGGGGAATCTCCTGCTCTACAATGGCTCCGTTGGGAACTCTAGCAACAGTTGTGTGGTTCTGCTGCACACTGCTGGAACCTCCCCGCACTACAAATCCGCCGATGGACAGCGGTCCCTGCGCGGCAGCGTAAATCTCGCCATTAGCAGCCTGGAGTGGAGTCTGAAGCAAAAATCCGCCCTGCAGACTGCGGGCGTCTCCGATTGAGGATACCGTCACATCAATGGCATCGCCTACCCGCACTGATGCCGGAATTGTAGCGGTAACCATTACTGCTGCCACGTTGCGCAGGCGCAGATCATCTGGTGATACAGTGATGCCAAACCGCTCCAGCATGTTGGCTACCATCTGCACATTAGCCAAAGCGCTCGAGCTGTCGCCTGTTCCGTTTAAACCAATTACTAACCCCAAACCGTACAGCTGGTTATCGCGAACACCCTGAACGCGAGCGATATCCTTAACCCGAACCAGGGGCGCATCAGCTGCAAAAACAGAACCGACAGCCGTGGTCAGCACCAGCAGTAAAGCCAGCACTGATATATAAATACGTTTATTCATCGAAAGAACCTCCATTCGCTGACAGGCTAGAACAGCCAGTCGAAAAAGCGTGTCAGAATACCGGGTTCTTGTTTATCTCCAACTATACCTGTACCGACAAATTGAATTTCTGCATCTGCAACTAAAGATGAGTAAATTGTATTATCGGGACCGATATCCCGGGAACGAATTATACCGGATATAACGATTTCCTGTTCTTCACCGTTGACTGTAATCTTCTGTCTGCCCTCAATTTTCATGGTACCGTTGCTGTTAATCTCAACAACTTTAGTGGTCAGTTTAGCGGTTATGCTGCCGCCCCGAGAGGTAGTGCCTCCGGAATCAAACTGACTGTCGTGAGAGAAGCGGAGCAGTGGAATTAAGTCCGCCAAAACGCCTCCACCCGGTCCGATTCCAAGAACATTATTGTTGCCGGATGATGTATCCGCTGATTGAGTAGCGCGGGCCTGCTCTATTATCAGCACAGTGACTAAATCACCAACCTGCCGCGCCTTATAATCAGAAAACAGCGAACCGCCGCTGGGGGCAAACAAAGAGCTTGCAGAAACACTCATAGTTAAACCCAGGAAAATCCCTAATATCAGAATAATTGGAGCGAACCTGCTAAACCGAACTCTCATCTATTTCAGGCCTCCAATCTCAATTTTCACTAAATCCGAACTGATTACCTCGCCATAGACAATTTTCCGGGTATTAGTATTCTCCACCGGAATAAGATCACCTACAGCGCCAGCCTGCTGCACCTTGCCAATTGTGGTCACAGTGATTGAACCAGCTGTTACCATCAAAGTCACTGTATCGCCCCGCTCTACAGCAGGCGGTACCTCAGCGGCATAGATGGTCAGCTCCGAACCTGCCGGCAGCAGGCGCGTAGCTCTTTTGCCGACTAAATCGTCTACTGATGCCAAATTGCTGGGAACGGTTCTTCCTTCCCGCTCTTCGACCCGGAGATCTTCCAAGGCGATCAGCTCATGGCGGGCAATATCCCGCACCGGAACAACGACCTGGTAAATATGGGTTTTTCCATATCCCAAGCTGATGCTGGTTTCTTTACCACTGTACAGAGAATCCTGGGTCGATGGATTCTCCTTAGGATGCACAGCAGCCGTAGTAACCCAAACTTCTTTCGCACCGGTTATCTCCAGATCGCGGGGATGAATCCCAGCCTGGCGCAGTCGAACTTCTATTTGACCCAAGGTCAAGCGGCGATTGGAACCCGGAAGGGCTGCAGCTCCTAAATAGACTTTGCCTAAACTATCCTTAGTTTCTTCATCCTCAAACTCAGCGATATCAGCAAAGAAAATATCTGCACCGGATACTTCTGCCTCAGGCAGAAGCTCAACCACCGGTTTAGCAGCTCCATGTCCAACCGCAGCGGCCAAAATAATCATGATAATTAGGACAGCACTAAATCTCCTGCGCATTAGCATCACCTAGCGGCGCAGGTTATTAGCTGTCTGGAGCATTTCATCGGCAGCCTGAATGGCCTTGGAATTTGTTTCGTAAGCGCGTTGCGCCACAATCATACTGACCATTTCTTCAACTACCTGAACATTGCTCATTTCCAGATAACCCTGAGCTAAGTTGCCAAAACCATCTAAGCCTGGATCACCAACAATCGGGTCCCCACTGGCTGCGGTAGCTGAATAAAGGTTGCGGCCATCACTCTTAAGTCCCGCGGGATTTACAAAGCGGGCGAGCTCAATTTTACCCCGCTCTACCGGGCGGTCCTCACCGGGCAGCTGCACGGAGACTGTCCCATCAGAACCAATATTTACGCTTAAAGCATCTTCAGGAATCTGAACTTCCGGTTCAAGTGGGAAACCATCGCTTGTGACTAAGCGTCCGTCGCTGTCCCGTTTAAACGCTCCGTCCCGAGTATAGGCGATAGAACCATCTGGCAGAAGTATCTGGAAGAATCCATCGCCCTCAATAACTAAGTCAAACGGATTATCGGTTTGTTGAAACGTTCCTTGGGTAAATAGTCTTTGAGTAGCTACCGGTCTCACACCGTGACCTACCTGGATTCCGGTTGGAATCTGGGCACCAGCTGTAACCGGTGTGCCGGCGTACCGCACAGTTTGATAGAGCAGATCTTGAAAGTCAACCCGGCTTTTCTTAAATCCAGTGGTGTTAACGTTAGCCAAGTTATTAGCAGTAATGTCGATCTTGTACTGCTGGCCATTCATTCCGGACGCGGCTGTCCATAATGCACGCATCATAACAGCATTTCCTCCCATACTGCGGGGAAACTGTCTCAATCGGTCGACAGTTTAATGGCCTCTGTAAACCAGTCCAGCCTTTTTATCCCCGTTTATATTTTTATTGGATTTTAAACTTTAACCTCATTAATCAGTT is a genomic window containing:
- a CDS encoding flagellar basal body L-ring protein FlgH translates to MRVRFSRFAPIILILGIFLGLTMSVSASSLFAPSGGSLFSDYKARQVGDLVTVLIIEQARATQSADTSSGNNNVLGIGPGGGVLADLIPLLRFSHDSQFDSGGTTSRGGSITAKLTTKVVEINSNGTMKIEGRQKITVNGEEQEIVISGIIRSRDIGPDNTIYSSLVADAEIQFVGTGIVGDKQEPGILTRFFDWLF
- a CDS encoding phosphodiester glycosidase family protein; this encodes MGKIGRLRYIWVILTIVFVAAGSAAAQAVFCDVDADKVVLRVHVPEGSGYRVWQNTNPMKVIIDLDHELPNLPHTVEFKDAALKAVRASKGPGTIGTRVVMDFNYLMPDIESNLEGEWLTVTVNKLYVESSLITVGHGVRYGHMRKGIAAGPLIINYIEVRYMDPLIEIRSVLSQDQIYGREKVSSMAKRSRAIAAANGLYFASDGRPLGLLAIDGRVISEPYANRTAIGIKPGEIVIDQVGMAGRVKLSDGQEFAVSGLNRPRLTDELIIYTPDYGEDSRTNIYGIDLVVVDGVVTEVLTGKAPIPKNGVVVSGHGAARDFLRQVEIGDRLEVELKLEPDWLEQGFQHIIAGGPRLVKDGQVYITSEQERFQADIAVGRAPRTALGVTADRRLLIVTVNGRQPGVSVGMTLEELAELMIELGAVDAMNLDGGGSTTMVIRDRVLNIPSDGTERPVSNAIVIITPESRE
- the flgG gene encoding flagellar basal-body rod protein FlgG, producing the protein MMRALWTAASGMNGQQYKIDITANNLANVNTTGFKKSRVDFQDLLYQTVRYAGTPVTAGAQIPTGIQVGHGVRPVATQRLFTQGTFQQTDNPFDLVIEGDGFFQILLPDGSIAYTRDGAFKRDSDGRLVTSDGFPLEPEVQIPEDALSVNIGSDGTVSVQLPGEDRPVERGKIELARFVNPAGLKSDGRNLYSATAASGDPIVGDPGLDGFGNLAQGYLEMSNVQVVEEMVSMIVAQRAYETNSKAIQAADEMLQTANNLRR
- the flgA gene encoding flagellar basal body P-ring formation protein FlgA, with translation MRRRFSAVLIIMIILAAAVGHGAAKPVVELLPEAEVSGADIFFADIAEFEDEETKDSLGKVYLGAAALPGSNRRLTLGQIEVRLRQAGIHPRDLEITGAKEVWVTTAAVHPKENPSTQDSLYSGKETSISLGYGKTHIYQVVVPVRDIARHELIALEDLRVEEREGRTVPSNLASVDDLVGKRATRLLPAGSELTIYAAEVPPAVERGDTVTLMVTAGSITVTTIGKVQQAGAVGDLIPVENTNTRKIVYGEVISSDLVKIEIGGLK
- a CDS encoding flagellar basal body P-ring protein FlgI translates to MNKRIYISVLALLLVLTTAVGSVFAADAPLVRVKDIARVQGVRDNQLYGLGLVIGLNGTGDSSSALANVQMVANMLERFGITVSPDDLRLRNVAAVMVTATIPASVRVGDAIDVTVSSIGDARSLQGGFLLQTPLQAANGEIYAAAQGPLSIGGFVVRGGSSSVQQNHTTVARVPNGAIVEQEIPHSHSYGDEVQLVLNEPDFSTAARLVETINQVFAENIAKAYDQSTVGVKIPAEYADNTVGMIALLEELPIRPDTKARVVINERTGTVVMGADVRIATVAVSHGNLNVRVEADLQISQPPGFVGDTVVGVDYNIDVNEPEGGLMLLSGGSSVEDLVNALNAIGANPRDIIAILQAIKAAGVLYGDLIIM